The genome window AAGTCCCCCGGACGCGGGCGGCCGTTCGCCCTCCACATGGCGAGCGCCGCGGCGGCCGTTGAGGCCTTCGTCGTCATCTCGTTCCATCGCCCCAGAGCGGCGAGGTTATCCTCGGCCGCCGCGGCGAGCGTCCTCCGCGCATCGATCAGGCCGGTCTTGGCCGCCTTCGGGTCGGCCGGTGGGCGGGGAAGCTCTCCGTTCAGGGGGAGCGGCTGGACCAGGCTGAAGGCATCCAGGAAGAGCCGGTCGAAGGCCTCGCTCCCCTGGTGCGCCTCGGCCTGGGTGTCGATGAGGTCGGAGACGGGGACGAGTTGTTCCTTGCTGATCGCGTTGCCCAAAACGCTGCGATAGTGCTGGTAGGTCGTCGCCCGGGACAGGCTGTCGAACTCGCGGAAGAGGTCGGTCGCGGGCCCTTGGAGGTGGAAGATTCCGGCCGCGTTATCCCGCTTCGCCTTCGCGATCCGGTCCTTATCGCAGGGGTGCGAGTCGAACAGTCCGGTCTTCGAATTCAGAGCCGCTTCGCGCACCATCGCCAGCATGGGCGGGGGGATCTGGGGGATGTTGGCGACGATCAGTCGGGGATAGTCGTCCGGCAGGCGACGTTCCTGCCAGCAGCGGCCGAGATCGGCCTGGGCGCCCTGATTGGCCAGGCCCAACTCGCGGAGGCGGAGCGAGGTCGCGGCGAACGTCTCCGCCCCCACCATCCTCGCCTCGTACCGATCGGCGTCGAATTCCTGCTGCCGGGACAGGAAGGAACTGACGATCGCGCCGACGTACATGAGGACCCAGAGGATCCGGCGGGTCAGCCAGACCATGAGCTTCGTCATCACCGCGATGACGAACATGTATCCCCCCTCCTCGATCCAGGCGTCGAGCGTTTCGTCCCAGGAGTCGCGCTCGTAGACCACGCGAGCGAACCAGACGTTGATCGACCGGATCAGGGTGTTCAGCCGCATCCCCGCCCCCTGCGAGAAGTGGCCGAACTCGTGGGCGAGCACGCCGGCGAACTGCGGCAGCGTGAGCCCGGCGACAAGCGGCAGCCCGATCGTCAGCTCCAGCCGTTTCCTCGGTGAGAGGGCCCCGCTCGCCAGGGCCGCCGAGGCGTTCACAGCGCAATCGACGTAGATGCACGTCGGCACGGGCGCTCGGACCGACTGGCAGATCCCGTCGACGAACGCGAACAGGAGGGGTTCCTTGGAGGGGTCCAGTTCCCGTCGCTTCGTCCGTTTCGCGGGGCTGGCGAACAGGGGCTTGAACATGAACGCGACGAGGAAGCTTCCGGCCACGAGCGGAGCCGCATAGAGGAACAGGGCCGCCCTGGCGTTCCTCACGTTCTGAAAGATGACGAGGTTGTGGGTGGCGTGCCAGAGGACGGCCAGGGCCGCCGCCACGGCGAGGCCGACGTAGATCATCGGCAGGATCACCATCACCACGGCCACGATCAGGATCCAGAGTCGATACGTCCAGGTCGACCGGATGGGAGGTATCTCGCCTCGGAACGCGGCCAGGATCTCGTGGGGCGTCCGGGTTTTCTGGGTCTTGAGCGACTCCTTGGCCGATTGGAGCGGTTCCGGCGCGGTGACGGTCCTGCGGACCCTGGCCTTGTTCACGGCCCCGGCTAGCTCATACGTC of Paludisphaera rhizosphaerae contains these proteins:
- a CDS encoding M48 family metalloprotease: MPIEVHCDECGSSFRVADEVAGRRGRCPRCKATILVPGSAAKVEKVAASAVEDDETGTYELAGAVNKARVRRTVTAPEPLQSAKESLKTQKTRTPHEILAAFRGEIPPIRSTWTYRLWILIVAVVMVILPMIYVGLAVAAALAVLWHATHNLVIFQNVRNARAALFLYAAPLVAGSFLVAFMFKPLFASPAKRTKRRELDPSKEPLLFAFVDGICQSVRAPVPTCIYVDCAVNASAALASGALSPRKRLELTIGLPLVAGLTLPQFAGVLAHEFGHFSQGAGMRLNTLIRSINVWFARVVYERDSWDETLDAWIEEGGYMFVIAVMTKLMVWLTRRILWVLMYVGAIVSSFLSRQQEFDADRYEARMVGAETFAATSLRLRELGLANQGAQADLGRCWQERRLPDDYPRLIVANIPQIPPPMLAMVREAALNSKTGLFDSHPCDKDRIAKAKRDNAAGIFHLQGPATDLFREFDSLSRATTYQHYRSVLGNAISKEQLVPVSDLIDTQAEAHQGSEAFDRLFLDAFSLVQPLPLNGELPRPPADPKAAKTGLIDARRTLAAAAEDNLAALGRWNEMTTKASTAAAALAMWRANGRPRPGDFDSHGRDRAEAEATIARCDASIQALHSSLEPFSNAAARRIELGLSLLELPAVQERIPDGAAIRDDARRAYPCASLLAKAVQEIPPAQRSASALARLLQKFHSGNNEKNEPLINAILRAGQTLNDDLTRFRSRLPIGIDYPFEHAREGMTIGKFILERVPDSKEIGELMDAISGASDRLFDLQKRCLGMLAVAVLEVEKALKLPPLERPEAEANAVGR